Genomic segment of Corythoichthys intestinalis isolate RoL2023-P3 chromosome 7, ASM3026506v1, whole genome shotgun sequence:
cttttgctcaccgttcttgttatcattttgacgccacggggtgagatcttgcatggggccccagatcgagggagattatcagtggtcttgtatgtcttccattttctaataattgctcccacagttgatttttttacaccaagcgttttacctattgcagattccgtcttcccagcctggtgcaggtctacaaatttgtatctggtgtcctttgacagctctttggtcttggccatagtggagtttggagtgtgactgacaggtgtctttcataccaataatgagttaaaacaggtgccattaatacaggtaacgagtggagcctcgttagaagttagacctctttgacagccagaaatcttgcttgtttgtaggtgaccaaatacttattttcgactaaattctttaaaaatcaaacaatgtgattttctgtttttttttttccacattctgtctctcatggttgaggtttacccatgtggacaattacaggcctctctaatctttcaagtaggagaacttgctcaattgatggttgactaagtacttattttccccactgtatatgacttttgaattgatgtaaaagatccaagatggacataaatggagttagtgacataatttgccggatgacacttaatgacatctgtcataagcattacgtaatgcccatgatagtgtcttgtcataattatgacggtcttatgacagttttatgacgccgctgtcaaataaagtgttacctattaaccaaataaatcaacaaatgaaccgcactggactataagccgcaggattcataatgaaggaaaaaagtagtggcttatagtacgaaaattacggtatatttataattgctctttacctacaaaaatgttttatccgattactcgatgaaATTTGCAGTAGaatacttgattactaaaatatccgatagctgcagccctagactgCTCTACTCAGATTGGAAtctattaactcattgactgccattcatGACATTAGACATCTTATCGAGCTGGCAAGCCTACTTTatcattttcatttcatcattACTCATCAGGGACAAATGGAGAAGGGTCATTGTGTTGAGaaagcagcacagcaaaactAATTTCAACTGCTGGAGCGACCAATCGTCCCCTCTCCACTGAAAACCTCATTAGGCCAGTCTCCAGGTGCATGGCGACCCATTTAAAACCTCTCTAGTTGTTGTAGCACGTGCTCATTACTGCGTTCTCGATGTGATACGACTgcaacgacccccccccccccccccccatgtctCCCCCCGTGTCTGGTACATTTCCAAGTCAATTAAAGCTTACGTAGCATTTGTTTGAATCAACAGCTGTTAGACAAGGGAAGCAGACAAaggcatttaatttgtttagAATGGATGCTATTAAACGGGATTTAGTATGTATAGAGAGGAAATGTGGCAATAATTCAAAAGAAGAGATTTTTCTAGCCTGTCTAAACCAGTTTACGTTAGGAATTAGCTAGcattactagtccttctaaaaaaatttgcatattgtgataaagttaattattttctgtaatgtactgataaactttagactttcatatactttagattcattacacacaactgaagtagttcaagccttttattgttttaatattgatgattttggcaaaaaagtcaagaaaaaccaaaaatccctatttgcatatttcatcctaccaatacaaaaaagtcttttttaatacaaaaaaagtcaaaccttcaattaattatatcagctatacactcaatacttggttgggaatccttttgcagaaatgactgcttcaatgcggcgtggcatggaggcaatcagcctgtggcactgctgagctgTTATGGAGACCCGGGAtgtttcgatagcggccttaagctcatccacagtgttgggtctggtgtctctcaacttcctcttcacaatatcccacagattctcaatggggttcaggtcaggagagttggcaggccaattgagcacagtaatgccatggtcattaAACCAAtacccagtggttttggcacagtaagcaggtgccagatcttgctgaaaaatgaaatcttcatttcATATTCATCatcaataaagcttttcagcagatggaagcatgaagtgctccaaaatctcttgatagctagctgcattgaccctgccctgcccttgataaaacacagtagaccaacaccagcagctgacatggcacccaagACCATCACTgagtgtgggtacttgacactagacttcaggcattttggcatttccttctccccagtcttcctccaaactctggcactttgatttccgaatgacatgcaaaatttgctttcatctgaaaaaaagtactttggcccactgagcaacagtccagtgctgcttctctgtagcccaggtcaggcgcttctgccgctctttcaggttcaaaagtggcttgacctggggaatgctgcacctgtagcccatttccagcacacgcctgtgcacggtggctctggatgtttccactccagactcagtccactgtttctgcaggtcccccaaggtctggaatcggcctttctccacaatctttctcagggtacggtcacctcttctggttgtgcagcgtttcctgccacactttttccttcccacagaggtgccttgatacagcactctgggaacagcctattcgctcagaaatttctttctgtgtcttagcctcttgcttgagggtgtcaatgatggccttctggacagtagtcaggtcagcagtcttgcccatgattgcggttttgagtaatgaaccaggctgggatttTTTCAAAGTCTCAGGAATCTTTTGGAGGGattttgagttaattcattgattcagatgattaagtTAGTGCTTCttaagagtaccttttcatgctatgctaattttttgagatggggatttttggtttttcttgactttttttccaaaatcatcaatattaaaacaacaaaaggcttgaactacttgggttgtgtgtaatgaatctaaaatatatgaaagtctaatgtttatcagtatattacagaaaataatgaactttatcacaatatgctattttttagaaggaccctaTACTAGCTCAAGTGGTCACTTGGTCAAGATTTAATATCCTCAATCAATTTTTGAGTAATGTTAAATTAAATCCTTATAGTATTGATTTTTTTAGAGGGGCTCATTTTTCCCCACAAATCTATACAGTAAGAACTAAAGGtagtgttgtatttttttttttgcagtttagtTTAACAGTACTTAATTGGAGTGTCAATAAACTGCTAGAAGCAACCAACTTCCTTATTAATTTATTAACTAGCAAGAACCAagcactgtatttttttccaagCATTAGAACATGCAATATTTGAGATTTGGACACCAATCTCAAAGACAGTTCGTCGTAAAATTCATTACGGTCAGTTTGCCACCAAAGCGTCCTCGTTTGGTCCAAGAGATAGATCTCATCTTCCAACTTCAGAAGACTTGTAGAAGAAAGTGTGAATGCTTTGCGCGGATGCCTGGCCCACGATGGCTTCCAGTTCTGCGACTGTTGCGTTGCACAGCTGATGGATGCTGGGGAAATGCTCCAATAGGGCCAGAGCTTTGACCCGGCCCACCCCGGGAACCTGTTGCACTGTGGACAAGACCAGCGGGTCCAAGAGTCCAGACGAGCTTTTCCTTCTGAATGGGTTTTCCTTTCCGTCAGTGTGAACCTGCAGCCAGAGAAAAAGACTTCATTGAAGACTGCAGTTAGTCCCCAGATTACGAactagttccgttcctatgctggagACATAAACCGAATTTCCATAAatcgaattaaccctttaagtagacCATGATATCAATCCAAAATGTCCAAAagtattatacagtggtacctctacatacggagttaattcgttccaggatatTGTAAGTCAATATTGTtgaatgtcgagcaggattttcctataagaatacattataattccattaatttgttccacagcccaaaaacctacactaaatccttaataaataatgCTGGTAGTATTGCAAATGGCAAttccacagagcaaaacaaataaattatgaataaaagttggaataataatataatattagtaccgtattggcctgaatacaaGAGGGTGttattgcattgaaataagactgaaaaaatgggggtcgtcttatattcgcggtctagacattatacccattcaagacgctagatggcgccagatatcattgaagcgatgttctctcatgacaaatctcagctactctcaagtttaaccagtttgcattattttattgcaatgttttccttattcagatttgtttcaagactacggttagttagacttcactttgatggttaatgcagttattgcaattttgttgttttatcacaatagattggtttatttacatttcaaaaaccagaagccattcatttacgaatgtgattgcactttagtttacatatttaaatgttcaaatattaagatttgaatgacgcaaaataatatgctttttctctcaaatatattgttataataatttgtttcagatgtactgtaattattttctgcataaaaattaatttggtgttcaaaaagtctttttccaaacttgagtcttgaaaaagagggggtcgtcttataatcagggccgtcttatattcgggccaatacggtaataattataataataatacctgtaatagtgtaacgaatcgggttctaatgtggcagatatatttttgcgtggtgtacctgaacgcactgcgtggctgacgtgTCAGAGTGAAGGAGGACCATTGACTTTCACTTCACTTGTTCAGCTGcgtggacagtaggcatgttgtgttgcacaagttctgaaataaattattaaaaacctgacgaagctgctgATTTCTTtgacgatgttacaataataataattgtcaccttaacttataaaaactGCCGAACAGGGGGGATCGCCGAGATcatacggccgtattgttgagccagttcacggatgcacaccccacgctcatatttttttttttaataatttccatcttcatttcaatggtaagcctcacctttttattttttcaccacctgtactaacattgttggaacccatgctgatttttctcacaagaacgccgtgcgtccgtcttgcaggaaaacaaagaaactgcggcgctgtcataaatcgtcgtatttcgagcatgtcgtgaaatgcagaatcaaatgacgactcaaattttacgtcagatgctgaaaagatcgtgtgtcaaagcaatcgtatgtcgaggtaccactgtattttgtttaacgatggaggatacactgccctctggtggcagcgttgtgtCTGGGTGGACTGTcgccttatacagtggggcaaataagtatttagtcaaccaccaattgtgcaagttctcctacttgaaaaaattagagaggcctgtaattgtcaacatgggtaaacctcaaccatgagagacagaatgtggaaaaaaacaacaacagaaaatcacactgttctcaccccgtggcgtcaaaatgataacaagaacggtgagcaaaaatcccagaaccacaaggggggacctagtgaatgacctacagagagctgggaccaccgtaacaaaggctactatcagtaacacaatgcgccgccagggactcaaatcctgcactgccagacgtgtccccctgctgaagccagtacacgtcaaggcccgtctgcagttcgctagagagcatttggatgatccagaagaggactgggagaatgtgttatggtcagatgaaaccaaaatagaactttttggtagaaacacaggtgttcatgtttggaggagaaagaatactgaattgcatccgaagaacaccatacccgctgtggagcatgggggtggaaacatcatgctttggggctgtttttctgcaaagggaccaggactactgatctgtataaaggaaagaatgaatggggccatgcatcgagagattttgagtgaaaatctccttccatcagcaagggcattgaagatgagacgtggctgggtctttcagcatgacaatgatcccaaacacacagccagggcaacaaaggagtggcttcgtaagaagcatttcaaggtcctggagtggcctagccagtctccagatctcaactccatagaaaatctgtggagggagttgaaagtccgtgttgcccaacgacagccccaaaacatcactgctctagaggagatctgcatggaggaatgggccaaaataccagcaacagtgtgtgaaaagcttgtgaagaattaaagaaaacgtttggcctccgttattgccgacaaagggtacataaagtattgagatgaacatttggtattgaccaaatacttattttctaccatgatttgcaaataaattctttaaaaatcaaacaatgtgattttctgtttttttccccccacattctgtctctcatggttgaggtttacccatgttgacaattacaggcctctctaatattttcaagtgggagaagttgcacaattactggttgactaaatacttacttgtcCCACTGTAACTGAGGAGCAGAcactcgtctgacatggataaaggacagctgcgctctaGTTTAGCCCTcaaaaggctgtaagttgtttcagctaatacgtttgtgtatgcatttgtaattacgtttagagctacagtttggggAGTTACgtctgagcgatttgctattagAATAgtatatacgttagcattcgtaggatttaagatagcagacttttggtaggcaaattaggctaatttaatccactaaatatacatattgatcagactacatGGACGTTTGaagaccaattgttttgtgtcaagtgttttattgttaaaatgcgtgttgttttgaacataagagTTACAGCTTTTTAGTgttaaaagtgaaggaagtaaaaagcttccaaAAGCACCATTATttgatgtctgtaaagctgtacaacttcacgtttatggaggacagaacatgtcatattaataaagtaaagtaaaaattaagatactgtgaggtacaataagctaCTGTTTAtgcgagttaaaaaaaaaaacaaaaacgactggagacaggcTACTGgacaagactccggcgtcgtaaagtcgaaatcgcgtaagtcgagtacgttgtaacccggggaccacCTGCACTTAGACAATCAATTAATTGCTTGGAGAAAAtcctgtgattttctgcttctcAAAAGTGAACATTAGTGCAGTACTTAATAACGatatacatcaaaaaattcTATCAACATTTTACATTCTATTGTCATTATCGATCAAAGATCATTacccaaacagtgaacataacaGTAATTCCATTATTTGCTGCATATTGTCCGATTGTGAAAaaagtacatactgtatatcggtcgacctttaTAAGAAAGCTCCTCACCCATTATATTGGCTGTATATCGTCTGAACGTGAAAAAAGCCCATTTATTGACCCTTACCTTTATAAAAGTCCATTTATTGACCCTTACCTTTATAAGATCTTTCTTTATAAGATAAAGATCTTCACCCAAATAGTGAATATAGCAGTTATCCTATTATATCGGGCGTAAATCCGACCGATAAAGTCCTTGTTTCGGCCCGATTTATCGGCCGGCCGATATATTGGTCAAACTTTAATCGAAATTGTGAAATAAAGTAGCCCATATAATGACATGAGATTTTTTCCATACCGTATAGCATTAGTGAACATTCAATTCTTCAGTTCTTCATGAAGGCAGACTGTCTTTGTTGCCTCAAAATAGACCATACATGAAGAGTTGGGTGGGAACTTCTTGGTACCTCACTATATGATACGAtttacgatacaaagctcacgataacgatgagctCTTGatatgacgatacaacgattatcgatacactggtcaggaaatcattctactaaaaaactaataaacagaaaaacaagctttctTCTTCCTTCTGCTATACGTtagtagtagatgtccaatccatttgatctgggagggtggcagcaaatgatcccctcccacttcaaacaggccCCTTCcacttctatggccgtcagtggcagccaatgccaggcagaggtaattttgggccatgtcAGGTCATTATCTGCTGATattcaggggcagtttacatggcgactctgcgacacgtagactcaatgactgtgttgcggcgttgcctcgcgtgcatatggtgtcggcgaagacgaaaaattctgaatcctgcctccaaagtggacgaATTCGTTTGCGGGGGGCTATCTCCGCATGCATaccaaaggctcccgcggcgtgacaccgcgccgataacgtcagcacttgaacacgtcacattgggcgtgcgcagcggtgctactaaacattaaaaacagcaaatatgacggcatgtcggctttaatttactgttttaataatattttcaaattaaatgtttccatttttgtacctttttgaaaaaatgaaaaatgccacCGCTTCGAGTGGgcaggcatattttttttccggccTGAGAAACttcggtggggtcaaagtgcaccattcactgtcgccttgtaaatctgcactgccccctaaggCCCGGCCTGAATCCTACATTATTTTCATgtggaattgcaacattgttccaatggagacgggcccatacaaatgcaaacatgaaatttttcgtcttgtgtcatgtaaacggcccctcagtcactccctgttgattttgggccgatttatgggtcgcttcctgttgcttttgggatattttatggatcatttcctgttgattttgggttacagaacaaaaAGTGGCCCGGGAAATgattaggcagtgactcaaactcaacagggagtgacctgtaaatagcccaaaaatcggaaagagtgactgtgaatgctctagtttcgaatgaacgaacgttctttCGCATTTTCCAGTCTTAATGAATTGGGcgtcgagcgccgtcaatggcagccacagagttaactgagacattaTTACGGTGGAAGATGAgagtattgataaccttttagaatgcaaagtatcacgatatatcaccatttcgatatttcatCACGCTCCTAATGAAGAGTGATATTACCATTTGAAGAACAAGATGCGAAGCCTCCGTCTGCCCACCGATCGGCAGCAGCGTCAGGCCGAGTTCCAACACCACAAACTTCTGCACGGCTGAGAAGTACTGCTGGCTCAGGCGGGTTTTCTCCACCAGTACCAGCTCCTGGAAGCTGCTGCAGGCCTGCGACGCCGACACTCTCAGATTCAGGCTCAAAATTAAACACAAGCAAAGTTCAAACTCACATTCCTGTAGCGGACTAGCTTCCGCTTGTAGGCGGTGTCTGCAATGATGTCAGACTCGGAAAGGTAGAGGATGCAGCTCTTATTCGGGAGGAGGAAGTCAGCAATGCCAAGCTCGGTCTCGAATACGATTTTCACACCTCCACCTGAGAGTGGAGAAGCATAATTAGACTAAAATTTGAAGGGGTACACAGCACAATGTCATTTTTTAGCCTCCGAGTTATAGATTTCAGGataagaaaggcaaaaatacagtttgGATGgatg
This window contains:
- the faap24 gene encoding Fanconi anemia core complex-associated protein 24 codes for the protein MECKKATLSVPSYGHVITSEKWRNSSLIQGLKGGGVKIVFETELGIADFLLPNKSCILYLSESDIIADTAYKRKLVRYRNACSSFQELVLVEKTRLSQQYFSAVQKFVVLELGLTLLPIGGQTEASHLVLQMVHTDGKENPFRRKSSSGLLDPLVLSTVQQVPGVGRVKALALLEHFPSIHQLCNATVAELEAIVGQASAQSIHTFFYKSSEVGR